The genomic DNA GCGCTGCTAAAGATAAAGGATTGAACTATGTAATTGAGACTGGAGAAGCAGCTTTTTATGGACCTAAATTAGATTTTATGGTAAAAGACGCTTTAGGAAGACAATGGCAATTAGGTACAATACAAGTAGATTATAACTTACCAGAGCGTTTTGATTTAACTTATAAAGGAAGCGATAATGAGTTACACAGACCAGTAATGATTCACCGTGCACCATTTGGAAGTATGGAGCGATTTATTGCTATTTTATTAGAGCATACAGGCGGAAATTTCCCACTTTGGTTAATGCCAAATCAAGTTTCTATATTAACTCTTAGTGAAAAATATGAAAAATACGGCGAAAAAGTTTTAAATTTGCTAGAAAATCACGAAATTCGCGCACTTATAGATAACCGAAGCGAGACTATTGGTAAGAAAATTAGAGAGGCCGAAATGAACAAGACGCCTTATATGATTATAATAGGCGAGAATGAAGAGAAAGAAAACAAAATATCTGTAAGACAACATGGCGGAGAAGATTTAGGCACGATTAGTGTAGAAGACTTCTCTGAGATTGTTAAAACAGAAATAAATAAAACATTAAAACAATTTTAAAATAAACGTTTAACTAAAATACATAAGTCATAGCAATACGTAGAAAAAGATCGAGAGGACCTTTAAGAGTCATTAAAGAAGACCAACACAGGATTAATTCAAAAATTAGAGCAGAAAAAGTGCGTCTAGTTGGAGAAAATGTTGAAGTTGGTATTTACACATCCAAGCAAGCTTTAGCCATAGCAGAAGAACAAGAGTTAGATCTTGTTGAAATATCGCCAAAGGCAGATCCGCCTGTATGTAAAATTATGGACTATAAAAAGTTTCTTTACGAACAAAAGAAACGTGACAAGGCTTTAAAGAGTAAAGCGACTAAGGTTGTTATAAAAGAAATTCGTTTTGGCCCTCAAACAGATGACCATGATTACGAATTTAAAAAGAAACATGCAGAAAAATTCTTAAAGGAAGGTGCTAAATTAAAGGCATTTGTATTCTTTAAAGGACGATCTATTGTCTTTAAAGAACAAGGTCAAATATTATTGTTGCGTTTAGCACAAGACCTTGAAGAACTTGGTAAAGTGGAGCAAATGCCGAGATTAGAAGGTAAACGTATGACTATGTTTATCGCTCCAAAAAAATAGATAATACACCTAATAAGTATTTAGGTTTAAGATATTATAAGTGAAATCATTAAAAACAAGGAAACAAGATGCCTAAAATGAAAACAAAATCTAGTGCTAAAAAGCGTTTTAAGCTTACAGGTACTGGGAAAATTAAAAGAAAGCACGCGTTTAAAAGTCACATTTTAACAAAAAAGTCTAAAAAACGTAAGCTAGCTCTAACGCATAGTGCATTAGTACACGAAGCAGATGAGAATAACGTTAAAGTAATGTTACGTTTAAAGTAATACTTATTTTAACCGGTTACAAATTATTTATAAACCCTGGAGATAGGCAAACTAAGATTTGATTAAAAGTGTCGTTATTGACCGCCTACTACAAAACACATTTAAATTATGCCAAGATCAGTAAATTCTGTTGCCAAAAGAGCCAGAAGAAAAAAGGTGCTTAAACAAGCAAAAGGTTACTTTGGACGTCGTAAAAACGTTTGGACAGTAGCAAAAAATGCGGTTGATAAAGCGATGCAATATTCGTATAGAGACCGTAGAAATAAAAAGAGAACTTTCCGTGCATTATGGATCACGCGTATTAACGCTGGAGCCCGTTTACATGGAATGTCTTACTCACAATTTATGGGTAAATTAAAAGCTAATAATATCGAATTAAACCGTAAGGTTTTAGCAGATTTAGCAATGAATCACCCAGTAGCTTTTGAAGCTATTGTGAACAAAATTAAATAAAGGCTTTTTGCCAATTAAATAATATAATTTCACTTATAAAATTAAAGTCCGATTCGTAAGAATCGGGCTTTTTTATTTATTATATCTTAACTTAACATTAAAGTAAAATTTTAAATTATAATTTACTTTTGTAGATATACTTATTAAATGGATTTTTCGAATATAAAATTAGTAGTAACAGATATGGATGGCACCTTATTAGATTCCAACCATAAAGTAAGTGATAGTTTTTACACACTACATCAAGAACTTAAAAAAAACAATATACAGTTTGTTGCAGCAAGTGGAAGACCATTTTATAGTATTTCGAAAAAACTTAGCCTTATAAAAAATGATATTATAATAGCTGCAGAAAATGGTGCTTATGTAGTTGATGATAACGAAGTTATTTTGTCGACTCCAATACATAATGATTTTCTACCAGAATTATTTGAAGCCATAGAAGGTTTTAAAGATATACATCCTGTATTTTGTTCAAGAGATAAAGCATATATAAAAGAAAAATCTAAGAATTTATTAAATGTAATATCTCAATATTATACAGAATACGAAATTATAAAATCACCAAACGCTATTATAGAAGACATTTATAAAATAGCATTATATCATGAAACAGATTCTGAAAAATACATTTATCCACACGTACAGATTTTAGAGTCTAAATTTAAGGCAATAGTGTCTGCAAAAAACTGGGTAGATTTATCTAGAATAGATTCTAACAAAGGCGAAGCTTTAAAATTAATACAAGACAAGTATAAAATTAAACCTGAAGAAACTATGGTTTTTGGAGATTATAAAAACGATTTAGAAATGTTGGCTTTAGCAAAATATAGTTTTGCGATGCAAAATGCTCATCCAGATGTTAAAAAAGCTGCCAATTATATAACTAAAACTAACGATGAAAATGGTGTTGAATACATTTTAAAACAATTAATTGCTGCTAAAAAAAATTAATTTAATTTTATAGCAGAAATTTTTAAAGTTTCTTCCTTGCCTTTTAGCTCTAAATCTCCTATATATTTAGTTTTAAATTTATTCGTTAAATTTAAATCTTGCATTAAAGCATTTGAACAAAGTAAGGTTTCGTCGTATTTATTGCACTCTCCTTGAATTCTTGCGCAAGTATTTATTACATCTCCATGATATGCTATTTCTTTTTTAATACTCCCAACTTCGGTAACAATTAACTCTCCTCCATGAATTCCAGCTTTAAATTTAGGAACTAAACCGTATTTTTTTAAATATCGTTTTTGTTTTCTTTCTATTCTAGATTTAAAATGAAAAAATAATTCTACACAATTATTTTTTTTAATCCCTGTTTTATACTTCCAGCTTAACACAGCTTCATCTCCAACATACTGGTATATATCAGCATTATACTTTGAAACAATTCTATTTAAATCGTAAAAACAATCCTGGATTAATTCACTATAACGGTAGTGGCCTATTTGCTCGGCTATTGTTGTTGAAGCTTGTAAATCTAAAAACATAAATATGCGTTTTTCTTCTTTAGGGTTTCTATACTTACCTATTAAAAAATTAAAAAACACACCGCTTCCAAATTTTTCATTTGCTATTTTTATAAATGAAAATATTATAGAACAAACTAAAAAATACCCTACCAATAACCAGAAATGACGACTTTCTTTCCACCAGCCATCTTCATTACTTATATTTAAATTTAATGCTTCTTCAACTAATGGATATACATAATTAAGCGATAAAATAATACTTAAAAGATATATTATAAATTTCTCTGTAAGTACTAATGCTAAAGATAAGTTTTTAGATAAAAACTTATCGAAAAGAAATTCTGTTATAGTAAAAATCACACCAATTAGTGTTCCTAATACTACACCAAAATATAATATATCTGATATATGATAAGTGGTAACAATTACTCCTTCTTCTGATCCTATTGCAAAATATCTTATAAAGATGAAAATACAGAAAGCTATTATCCAGAATACTATTGTTAATAGTAATAGTCTTAAAAATTGTACTACGTAACTATTCACTTTTTATGTGTATAAAATTTCGTCTATAGCAGCTTGAAACTCTTTCCAGTTTATATAATTGTCACCATCTTTATCGTAACCTTCAATTAATTTTGAAGCTACAATACCGCGAATAAAGCCACTAATTTCTGCTTCTTTTAGCAAATCTTTTATTTCAGATTTTGAAAGTTTTTGATCTCCATTATCATCAAAAAAATTAAATGCTTCTTCTGGCGTTCTAAAATGGTTTGTTATTAGTATTTGTATTTTTTTTAAAATTTGGTCTTTTGTAGACATTGCTATTATTTTTAGGTATTAATAGTGTTTGTTTTTAGCCCTTACGATTGAAGTACTGCGTTAAGGATGGAGGCTTTGTTGGAGCTCGCCAGACTTTTTTGTCTGGAAGCGACTGCCGAGAGCCTGACCCAAACCTGTTTTTTTTACAGGTTTGGGTAACGCCCATATTTTAAGTTTTTTGTTTCTTCTTTTTTGCTGCAGGAAATAATACGTTATTTAATATTAAACGGTAACCTGGAGATGTTGGATGTAAGTCTAATTCTGTTTTTGGATCGCCTACTTTGTGTGTATAATCTTCTGGATCATGACCGCCATAAAAAGTAAAAAAACCTTTTCCTTTTATGCCGTGTATATATTTTGCTTCGCCATTAGTGTGGTTTTCTCCCATTACTAAAACATTACTTTTTATCTCGTCTCGAGTAAAAGAAGTGGTTTGTCCCATAAATCCTTTAACTAAAGCTGTATGATTTTGACATAGCATGGTTGGAATTGGATCCCATTTTGCAGAGAAATCCATGAGTGAGAAATAGTCTGTTTGTTTTGGTATTTTACGTTTTCTAGTCATGTCTATGCTAGAAAATTCGTAAACCATTGGGCTACGCTCTAACGTGTAGTCTTTAAATGCGAAAGTTTTATTATAATCTATTTTAGATTGGTAATTTGCATCACTACCATCACCATCAAACATTGGTTCGCAAATGTCTACATTTTCGGCAGATAAGGCAATATCAAAACTATCTGTAGCACTACACATGGCAAACATGAAACCTCCACCAACTACATAATCTCGAATTTTAAGCGCAACATCTCTTTTTGCTTCAGATACTTTATTATAGCCTAATTTTGTAGCTAATGCTTCTGCTTCTTTTTTTTCTTCTATATACCAGGCTGCTGCACGATACATTCTATAAAATTTTCCAAATTGTCCTGTAAAATCTTCGTGGTGTAGGTGTAACCAATCGTACAAAATAAGTTCATCGTTTAGAACTTGTTCATCGTAAACGGTTTCGTAAGGTATTTCGGCATAACTTAAAACCATTGTAACGGCATCATCCCATGGCAATTTTCCTTTTGGCGTATAAACTGCAATTTTTGGTGCTTTTTCTAATACAACAGCTTCCATATTTTGGCTTGGGCTACTAATTTCCTCAAGTATAGCTTGAGTGTTATCATCACTTATAACTTCAAAACTTACTCCTCGAACTTTACATTCGTGCCTAACCTCGTCATTATCTTGTAATAAAAATGAACCACCACGATAATTTAAAAGCCACTTTACCTTTGTGTTTTTTGCCAACACCCAATAGGTTATACCATAGGCTTTTAGGTGGTTTTTTTGAGAGTCTGCATCCATTGGTATAAGAATATACGATGCATAACTATGTGTTGTTAAAAGAAATAATAATAGAAATAGCACTTTTTTCATAATCGTTATTACAGATTTTGTTTAAACTGAAATAAATATGCAGAAAGATAATCAAAAATTATTCCTTTTCAATTTAAGAAAGGTTAATGTTAACGGAAGCTTTTAGGCAGATATGAGTTTTGCTATACCTTGTGTACTTTTAAACTGTTCCATAATAATTTTTAAAAACACAGTTATTGGAATTGCCATTATTAAACCTGGAACTCCCCAAAGATATCCCCAAAACATAAGTACTATTAAAACCGTAATTACATTTATTGAAAATGATTTTCCCATAAATATAGGTTCTAAAATACTACCATAAAGTACTTGAGTTCCTGCTATTGCAATTATAAAAAACAATAAAGATGTTGAAGGTTCTAATTCTACAAATGCAAAAATTGATAATAAAATTACAGTTATAAAAGAACCTACCATTTGTACAAAGTTTATTAAGAAAGCAAATAACCCCCAAAAAATAGGAAAACTTACATCGAAAAAATAACAAGCTAAACCTGTAAAAAGACCTGTAAGAAAACTAACTAAAAATTTAACTTTAATAAATTTGATAAGGTCGTTTTCTATTTTTATAAATGTTTTAATAGATTGATGCCTTTGTTTTAAAATTGTCTTGTTTAATAAATTTTCAATATTTATAGACTCGGCAAGCCATAGCACAACAAAAAAGAATGTCATTAACAGCGCTGTTAATGTTTTTGTTATAAAATTTAGTGTTGTACCAAAGTTATCGAATATAAATTCTTTATTTATAAATCGCGACAATTTTGAAGTTTCTGTTTTATTTGATTCTATACCAAATACAGATTCTACATCGTAAATTAAATCGTTTATTTTATTTTCAGCATTGAGTAAAAAGGCAGAATCTGTTTCCATTATCTGTTTACTTGATAATTTAACTAGCTCTATACCTAATTTTAAACCCAAAAACATAATAAGTAGTACAACCAGAATACTTAAAATTTTATGCACACCACGACGTTTTAAAAAACGTAATAATGGTAGAAATAACAATGCAATAAACATTGAGAATACTAATGGAATAAATATAAAAGACAATATTTTAAGGAGATAAAATATTATTGGTATTATTATTATTAATAGCAAATAATTGGTTGTACGGATTTTGTCCATTAGGTATTTAAATTTAAAACCAAGTCTCTGTCTAGAAACTTGGTTACAAAAATAGTTTAAAGCAAGGTTAATTTTAAATAAATTAACATGAGTTTTAATTAAAAAGGAACATCATCATCTTCTGGTGCTCCAAATGCATCATGTGGTGATGCTGTAAAGTTATCTTGTTTAAAAGTATCGTCGTTTGCTGCATTCATTTTAGAATGAAATTCGTTATTAGCAAATGGCGTATCGAAATCATCTAGGTTATCAAATTTACCAAGGTTTCCAATAAACTTTAATCGTATATTTTCTAAACCACCATTACGGTGTTTTGCAACAATAAATTCTCCTTGACCAGCGGTTGGCGATTGCTCATCGTCATCCCATTCGTCTATTTTATAATATTCTGGTCTATAAATAAACGATACAATATCGGCATCTTGCTCAATGGCTCCAGATTCACGTAAATCTGACAGTAATGGTCTTTTACTTCCACCACGTGTTTCTACCGCACGTGATAATTGTGATAGTGCTATTACTGGTACTGATAATTCTTTTGCTAAAGCTTTTAAGTTTCTCGAAATTGTAGATATTTCCTGCTCACGGTTTCCTCCATTACCTGCTGCTGTCATTAACTGTAAGTAATCAATCATGATCATTTTTATACCATGTTGAGAAGCTAAACGTCTTGCTTTTGCACGTAAATCGAAAATTGAAAGTGATGGTGTATCATCTATAAATAATGGTGCTTTTTCTAAAGCTTTAACTTTTACGTTAAGCTGTTCCCATTCGTGTTTTTCTAATTTCCCTGTTCTTAATTTCTCTGATGATAATCCCGTTTCACTAGAAATTAATCGTGTAATTAATTGTACAGAAGCCATCTCCAAAGAGAAAAATGCTACTGGAATATTTGAATTTACAGCAACGTTTCTTGCCATAGTTAAGGTAAAGGCTGTTTTACCCATACCTGGACGTGCTGCTATAATAATTAAATCACTTTCCTGCCATCCAGATGTTAATTTATCTAATTTATTAAACCCAGAAGGAATACCACTCATTCCTTCTTTTTTAGAAATTTCTTCAATTTTCTTTTTGGCCTGTATTACTAAATCTTGAGCTGTTTCACTAGATTTTTTAATATTTCCTTGGGTTACTTCATATAATTTAGATTCTGCACGATCTAATAAATCAAATACATCTTGAGTTTCGTCGTAAGAGTCTTCTATAATCTCACTAGAGATTTTTATTAAGCTTCGCTGAATGTATTTTTGTAAAATAATACGTGCATGAAACTCGATATGTGCTGAAGATGATACTTTTTGTGTTAGAGAAATAAGGTAAAAGTCTCCTCCAGCTAAATCTAACTTTGCATTAGTTTTTAATTGGGTTGAAACGGTTAATAAGTCAATTGGTTGACTTTCCTGAAACAACATAAAAATGGCTTCAAAAATATGTTGATGCGCATCTTTATAAAAAGCTTCTGCGCTTAATATATCGATTACTTCATCTACACCCTTTTTATCAATCATCATAGCACCAAGCACAACCTCTTCTAAATCAATGGCTTGAGGCGGTATTTTACCTTTCTCAAGATTGATTATTGTACTTTTATCTACTTTATATCCTTTTAATTGATTTGGTTGTTTCATAGACAACGAAAGTAAAAAAATTGTTACGTGAATGTAAATTTTGATTCTTTTCAATCTTCACACATCATTAACAATTCAACTGTTAATAACTTGATTTTATTGTTAATAAGCATAAAAAAATCTGAAAGACTAGCTTTCAGATTTTAATATCTTGAGTGTTTATTGCTGCTAGCCTTTAAATACTCCCATTTGAGAATATTTATCCATACGGTTAGAAACTAAATCTTTTGGTGATAAGTTTTTAAACTCTTCAAAAGATTTTAAAACTGCGGTTTTCACAGCTTCATATGTTTTTTCTCTATTACTATGCGCGCCTCCTAAAGGTTCTTTTATAATTTCATCTACCAACTTCATTTTTTTCATGTCTTTGGCAGTAAGTTTTAAAGCATCTGCTGCTTGTTCTTTATATTCCCAACTTCTCCATAATATAGATGAGCAAGACTCTGGAGATATTACAGAGTACCAAGTGTTTTCTAACATTAATACCTTATCTCCTACTCCTATTCCTAATGCTCCACCAGATGCACCTTCGCCAATAACAATTGTTATAATTGGTACTTTTAAACGTGTCATTTCAAGAATGTTTCTTGCAATGGCTTCACCTTGTCCTCTTTCTTCTGCTTCTAATCCAGGATATGCACCAGGAGTGTCTAATAAGGTAATTACAGGTATACCAAATTTCTCTGCAGATTTCATTAAACGTAACGCTTTACGATAACCTTCTGGATTTGCCATCCCAAAGTTTCTATACTGTCTCGTTTTTGTATTGTAACCTTTTTGTTGACCAATAATCATAAAACTTTGGTCTCCAATTTTACCAAGACCTCCAATCATAGCTTTGTCATCTTTAAAGTTACGATCACCGTGCAATTCTAAAAAAGAATCTCCACATAAGGCATTAATATAGTCTAAAGTATATGGCCTATTTGGATGACGTGACATTTGTACACGCTGCCATGGTGTAAGGTTTTTGTAAATTTCTTTTTTTGTAGCAACAAGTTTTTTTTCTATTTGCTTACAAGTTTCGGTAACATCTACATCGCTCTCTTCTCCAATAACCTGGCATTTGTCTAGTTGCTCTTCAAGTTCTTTTATTGGTAATTCAAATTCTAAATATTCCATTGAGAATTGTATTAAATAGTTTCTTATAGTTAGTGTGCAAAATTACACATTTTTTTCGTTTTGACTCTTTTTAATTGAAAAGGCTTTTTTGTTTTTTAAAATTCCGTTTAAAAGTACTGTGGTTAAAATAATTACAGCACCATAATAAAATGATGATGACATTTTTTCTGACAGCGGAAATATTAAGATGGCCAAAAACACGCCATAAATAGGTTCTAAATTATAAGTTAAAACAACAGTGTATGGACTTATTTGTTTCATAACGTAAGTTGAGGCTATAAATGCATAAGCTGTACAAATTGAAGCTAAAACTAATAAATAACCCAAATCTTTTATACTTATATTAAAATAACTTGCTGTAAAACCGTTACCAAATACGGGAATAAATATAGAGATAAATAAAACGCCAGCAATAAACTCGTAAAATGAAATTTTTGTGGCTGAGTCTTTTTCTAGAAATTTTCCGTTTAATACTGCAAATAAAGAGGAAAAAAAAGCCGAAACTATACCTAATAAAATACCATAAATATGTTTCATTTCTGTTTGAAGAATAATAAAAATGCCTAAAATTACTATTAGTCCAAAGAGAATTTCATACCAAATTATCTTTCTCTTATATATTATAGGTTCTATAAATGATGCAAAAAAGGCACCTGTAGAAAACATAGCTAGTGTAATAGATATATTAGAAACATCTATTGACGCAAAAAAAGTTATCCAATGTAATGCTATTATTACTCCTGCAATTGAAAACTTGAGTAATGTTTTTTTATCGATGGAAATATCGACTTTGGCAATTTTAATATAAATAAACATTAAAATTGATGCCATTACCATTCTATACCATACTAATGATACTGCTTCTATAGATATTAGCTTACCAAGTATTGCAGTAAAACCTGCTATAAAGACTAATATATGTAAATGTAAATAGTTTTTTAATTTATCGTTTAGCATTATATAAAAGTATAGCTGCTAAAATACCAAATATAAAGTTTGGAAACCATACGGCTATAAGTGGTGAAAAGTCAGACTGTGCTGCCATGGTGCCAAATATTTTATCAAAAAAGACAAAAACCATTGCTATACAAATACCAAAGGCTAGATTTACTCCCATTCCTCCACGTCTTTTTTTAGACGATACAGCAACTGCTATAATTGTAAGTATAAAAACAGAAACAGGCAAACTCCATTTTCTATAGAGTTCTAATTTATAACGACCAATGTTAGAGGAACCTCTTTTTTCTTCCCGTTCAATAAAACGAGTTAATTCAGAATATCTTAGTGTTTCTGCTATATATTCTTCTGGCACTAAATCTTCAAGTTCAAAAGAAAATATTGTGTCTTTTTTTCTTTCTATAGCTAATTCGTCTTCATTCTCTCCTACGTTTCTTTTTAAATAACTTCTAAGTCTATAGATAGAATCTTCTTCTATATATCTAATATTTGCTGCACTAATTTTATAGGTCATTTTATTATTTTCAAAATGCTCTAACGAAAAATTAAGTCCTGTTTTTTTAATTGGGTCAAAACTACTTACATAAATAATTTCCTTATCATTAATTTGTTTAAGAACATTACTTTGTGCTTGATTATTTTTTCTTTTTAAATATTTATATTGAAAATCGTTAAACCCTTTACTTGCAACTGGAGCTAAATAAAGCCCTAAAAGTATAGAGAACATGGCAACTATTGTAGCACCAATTAAATAAGGTCTTAAAAACCTAGTAAAAGATACACCTGAACTTAAAAAGGCTATAACTTCTGTATTATTAGCTAATTTTGAGGTAAACCAAATAACCGATAAGAACAAAAATAACGGAAATAAAAGGTGTGCGAAATAGATTGTAAAGTCAAGGAAGTATATTAACGTTTCTCCCAAAGGCGCTTCTCGATCTAATATTTTACCTATTTTCTCGGCAAGGTGTACTGTTATTCCAATTGGAATAAACAGTAAAATCATCATTACAAAAGTAAGTAGATAGCGTTTAAGTATGTACCAGTCTAGAATTTTCAATATTACAGTCTTTTGTCCATTTGTTTAACCATGGTATCTTTCCATGTTCTAAAATCTCCTGCTAATATATGTTTTCTTGCTTCACGCACCAACCACATATAAAAACCAAGATTATGTATGGTAGCTATTTGCGCTGCCAATCTTTCATTAACACTAAATAAATGACGAACATAAGCTTTAGAGTAATCTGTATCTACCCAAGTTATTGCCATTTCGTCTAATGGAGAGAAATCGTCTTTCCATTTTAAATTTTTAATATTTATAGTACCATGAGCTGTAAATAACATACCATTTCTTGCATTACGTGTTGGCATAACACAATCAAACATATCTACACCTAAAGCAATATTTTCTAAAATATTTATTGGTGTACCAACACCCATTAAATAACGTGGCTTATCTTCTGGTAATATATCTGTTACTACTTCTGTCATTGCATACATTTCTTCTGCTGGTTCTCCTACAGATAAACCTCCAATAGCATTACCTACTGCTCCTGCATTTGCAATATATTCTGCAGATTGTTTACGTAAATCTTTATATGTACTACCTTGAACTATTGGAAAAAATGCTTGAGAATAATCGTACTTAAATGGTACTTTTTCAAGATGGTTAATACAACGGTCTAACCATCTATGCGTCATATGCATTGAGCGTCGTGCGTAATTATAATCACAAGGGTATGGTGTACACTCATCAAACGCCATAATAATATCTGCTCCAATACTTCGTTGTATCTCCATTACATTTTCGGGCGTAAATGTATGGTAACTTCCATCTATGTGAGATTTAAACTTAACGCCTTCTTCTTTAATCTTTCTTCTTGATGATAAAGAATACACTTGGTAACCACCAGAATCTGTTAAGATATTGCGATCCCAGTTCATAAATTTATGTAAACCTCCAGCTTTTTCCAAAGTTTCTATTTGAGGTCTTAAATA from Lacinutrix sp. 5H-3-7-4 includes the following:
- the tgt gene encoding tRNA guanosine(34) transglycosylase Tgt, with protein sequence MTFDLKAKDSQSKARAGVITTDHGVIETPIFMPVGTVASVKGVHQRELKNDINPDIILGNTYHLYLRPQIETLEKAGGLHKFMNWDRNILTDSGGYQVYSLSSRRKIKEEGVKFKSHIDGSYHTFTPENVMEIQRSIGADIIMAFDECTPYPCDYNYARRSMHMTHRWLDRCINHLEKVPFKYDYSQAFFPIVQGSTYKDLRKQSAEYIANAGAVGNAIGGLSVGEPAEEMYAMTEVVTDILPEDKPRYLMGVGTPINILENIALGVDMFDCVMPTRNARNGMLFTAHGTINIKNLKWKDDFSPLDEMAITWVDTDYSKAYVRHLFSVNERLAAQIATIHNLGFYMWLVREARKHILAGDFRTWKDTMVKQMDKRL